In the genome of Hydrogenophaga sp. PBL-H3, the window CAATCAGCGCAACCTGTTCCTCGAAGGCTTGTCGATAGAGCGGAGAGTTTGTCGGTTCCAACGTGTGCTGGCCTTCCATCGTCAATTGAGTGGATTGAGCATCACAGATCACCATTTGCGCATTGCTTATGCACGCATGATGTTCGAGGACTGCATGGGGTACTCTCACCCTACTAAAGGTAGCTACTCGCTTGCATCAACGGAAGAGCATTCTTTGCTGGTGAAGGCGTCCATCCAACTGGTGATTCGAGCGATGGGTCACTAGGCCATGCACATTTCCGTTCCTGTTTGCGAGCCCTTCCCAAAGTTATTGAGTCGATGAACTCACGATTCTGGGCAGTGTTCACGTTGACGCGAGCATCCTTTGAAGACTTCCCAGAACTTCAAGATTCGGACGTGATGTACGCGGGGCCAGCTTCCCGAGTGGCAGTGGAAACAAAAATCACTCGGGCCATGATCCTCAACCTCCTCACAGATAGAAGAAGTCACATCCGGGAACTGTCAATGCAGTGCCAGCCCGCAGTGACGAAAGCTGTATGCAAAAAATCAATTGAAGTGGCTGGCGTACCTCCGCCCGGAAGGAGGGAAATTTTCTTGGCCCATCGTGCAGCCCGTAGAGTCAGGGCTTCTGTTTGAACTCCTCAGGTGAGCATGGAACGATCGACCAAGTCAAATACAGGTTCGGACTGTCAGCTGTCGATCCAGTCGGCCCCGTGCCAAGGTTGAGGGCCTCAGGCGCTCTGGCTTATCAATGCCAACGCATCGCGCTTGCTCATTGCGAGCCTGTCAAGAATCTGAGGCACTCGAGAGGCCCTGGGAACAGCACCGCCTGTCTCCCATTTCCAGATGGACAAACCGGAGACGCCCAGCAGTTGGGCCATTTGTTCCTGGGTGAAGCCGAGTCGGGCGCGTTGGGCTTTCAGACGCTCCGCAGTGAACGTCACTTTACGGCCTGGTTTTCCTCGGGGTGTAACGGGAGTGGGTTTGGCCGTCGGCGAAGGTTTGGCCATGGAGCCAGGAGAGGAGGGCGCCGCCCGTATCTTCTCCAGCCGGTTCAAACTCGACTGAAGGGAATTGACCTCCTTCTTCAATGCTGAAATGTCGGCTCGCTGTGTCGCGCCGAGCTTGCGCAGCGCCGTGATCTCCTCGCGCAGCTCCTTGCGGGCCACGCGAGCGATCTCTTTTTTGAGGGTTTCGGCAAAGGTAGTCATGTTCGCATCGTACGACATCGCCCGCGCCGCATCCTATACTTGTATGAAAGCCGGCGTATTTCTCTGGCTGGTGAGGCGGTATTGATAATGGGTGTTTTCAACACCAATTCGTTTGGGCGCCCTGAATCTGCACCTTGGTCGTATCTGCGTTGTGTGCCGCTATCGATCGACTCGACTTAGGTCCGAGCGGCAGCGTTGGCCCGAGCCTGCACTTGGGCGCAGGCCTGCATCAGTTGATCGAAGGGCAGTGCATCACCCACCAGGACCTCGTCCTCCAGCATCTTGGCGTAGTCAGCGGCCAGCGCGTCCCGTGCGGCCCCCTCGGGCACGATCCGCAACGCGCCCAGGACCGCGAAGGTGTAGTTGATGGTCTTGTTGTCCGCGGCCTTCTCGCTGAAGAACCAGGACTTGTGTTCCGCTACCTCCCGGGCCACGGCGCGATCAGCAATGACAGCATCAAAGTGTTCACTGCGCATGATGGCCGCCAGGTCGTGCCAATGGCGCGCGTACCGCTCACCCCGGATGCGTCCCTGCGCGCAGTAGACGTGTGTCGCTGTCGCCTTCTCCCAGAACGTTCGCGCCACGCTCATCACTTGGGGCAATGCCTGGGGGAACGACACGCC includes:
- a CDS encoding helix-turn-helix domain-containing protein, with translation MTTFAETLKKEIARVARKELREEITALRKLGATQRADISALKKEVNSLQSSLNRLEKIRAAPSSPGSMAKPSPTAKPTPVTPRGKPGRKVTFTAERLKAQRARLGFTQEQMAQLLGVSGLSIWKWETGGAVPRASRVPQILDRLAMSKRDALALISQSA